A stretch of DNA from Papio anubis isolate 15944 chromosome 4, Panubis1.0, whole genome shotgun sequence:
tcacgccactgcactccagcctgtgtgacagagcaaaactccatctcaaaaaaaaaaaaaaaaagaaagaaaatgaacaaagcttatATGACATATGGGACCCTATAAAGTGACAAAATATTCTAATGTTTGGTGTCCCAGAAggtaaagagaaaactaaaagaatagaaaacttatttaacaaaataagagCTGAAAAACTTCCCAAGTTTAGCAAGAGATGTACACATCTGGATACACGACTCTCAGTGACCCCCAAATAAATACAGTGCAAAAAGCTCTTCTCTATGTCACATTATAATTAAACTGTCAAAAGGCAAAGgcaaaaagaattctaaaaacaagAGGAAAGCATCTAGTCATTAATGAGGGAAcctccatcagactaacagtggatttctcagcagaaactttatagaccaggagagaatggaataatatattcacagagctgaaagaaaaggaaactgctGACCAAGGATATGATACTATACCCagtaaagtttttctttataaatgaatgagaaataacgcatttcccagacaagcaaaagctgaaggaattcatcaccactagaccattcctacaagaaatgcttaaggcaGTCCTACATTTGGAAGCAAAAGGACAGTATCTATCataattaaaatacacaaaaatataaaaacccattGGAAAAGCAAACATACAAATAAGGAAGAGCGAAGACTCAAATGTTACTACTATAGAAAATTACCAAACCATAatcataaataagagaaaaaggaacaatggATATACAAACAACCAGATatcaatcaataaaatgacaggaaaatGTATTAAccactccacttaaaagatatagactgactgaatgaatttttcaaatgatccaactatatgctgcttacaTGAAACTCATTTCACCTCTAAATTTAGACACATATCGACTGAAAGTAAAGTGATGAAAAAGATATCCCACACAAACAGAAACTCAAAACCAAGCAGGATTAGTTATACTCacatctgataaaacagactttgagtcataaacagtaaaaagagacaaagaaagtcattatataatgataaagggatcaattcagcaagaagatacaacaattctaaacatatatgcatccaacactggaCCACCAgatatataaggcaaatattacgagatctaaagggagagacagactTTAATAAAATGATAGTCAGGGAGAGGACTGAGTGGCTTAAGGTGGGTCACTGAGTTTCCCAGAGGTTCAAGCTTTTAAGTGGAGGAGCTCAGAGTCAAGCCCCTCTCCCAGCTCTGCAGGCCTCAAATACAACCACCATCCCACCAGAAACAGGACCCCTTTGGCTCTGATGTACCACTGAGTTTAAGAGGTTCCTGAGACCCCCAGACATCTCTTCAAACAACACTACATCTGAAAGTCACACATCTGCGAGGTCCTTAGGGGTATCAGTCTCATTGGAGACAGTGACAGAAGCTGGAGAAAGGCTGGGAGTGCAGTCCCCCAGCAGGAAGTCTCACTGCGGATGGGAAGAGACCTGAATCATCTTCAAACACTCTTGCGTGTCccattttaagaaaatggaaCCAACGTGTTTCCAGCAAATTGAACACACATGGACATTTCTTAATGAACTCCAGTCAGCCCATCTGTCGAAACTGAAGATGCTGGAGAAACCTAAGACTCCTCTAAAGTTACAGCCAAAAAGATGTGATGCACCTCCAAAAACTGCACAAGGGATGCTGCTAGCACCACTTCAGTGTTGTGGTCAACAAAGGAGTGGGGTGGAGGAGGAgtttctctcttgcccttcccTGCAAAGATCGCTTTCCCCAGCATCGTTCCCAAAAATAGTAGCCGagcttttaaaacacacacactccagaTCTGTGCTCCTGGGAGAGCTTGTTCAACTCACATCCTGCGTGTATACAGAGCTCTAAATAGAGACTCCCAAGTCTACAAGGGAATTCCTTTTAAGGAATCCACCCAAATTTGTTAATAACCAATCATAGAATAAACACCAAAggatcgagagagagagagagtatgtgtgtgagtgtgtgtgagtgtctgCACGTGTGCACGCATGCACATCAGTGCATCTAAGTGTGTATGGGGGTGAGGGACCTTCTCCTGCCAGAACTTCCCTCCTGCCATTTGTCCTGCCGCTGCTACTGCCTACCTACTCTGTAGCATAAGGGCCTGCAGACCAACAGGAGCCCAGGTAGCAAACATCACTCCTGAGGGCCCAAGTAAGACTCTGTCACTCACCACATaccaaataaaatgatatatatataatatacataatacattaaTCATAGTTATAATCtgtatttcatatgtatatattaatttcatatcGTGATCATAGAGAGAtgatatatatattctgtttcaCTGTGCTTACACTATTTTCATTGCAGAAAAGGGACAAATAGAGGCTGCGGCACGATGGAAGGGTCACTTGCTTTTACACTGTGTACCTTTTTGTGGCTTTGAATTTTGtacttgaaaaaattaatttgtgtgtatgtgtcctGCAGGTAAACTGTTATCTTCTAAAAAATTTCTGCTTGACTTCCCAATCTCCAGCCGGGACCAAAACTTTCTCAGGAGCTCACcatgccctcccctccccacccatccCCAAAACACAGGTACTCATACACATGCATGCCACACACCCACAcagcacacatatatgcacacacataggccatacacaccacacacatacacacaccacactgacacacacacacacacacacgcatttgTCAGGAAAGAGCCTTTCACCACCCCCTGAAACCCCTCCCACACCATTTCTGAGCGCAAGTGCAGGCAGGGCTCTTGCCAACCAGGCCAGCATCAAGTCACAATGAACCTGCAGCATGGATGGGAAGAGCCCGAGTCCTCTAAGCCTCAGAATTCAGTGCCACCTAGAGGCTCCTCTGTTGCATGATTTCTCAATTCTGAGTGAAAAGGCAGGCCCAGTCATTGGCCTCATGAAACAGGAGGGGGTCCCATGAGCCCGTAATGTCCAAGGCAGGCACTCATATTTCTCATGAGGACTTGAGAGATTGGGGCTGCCTGTCCGAGCTGCTGGCCAGGTCCCCAGGACCTGAAGTGCTCAGTATCCTTTTGCAATTTTGCTCCTCTACTCGGAGTGCAAACTGGTCAATCACTTCTGGAAACTATCTGGCCACATCTATTTAAGTTGAGCATACGCAGCCCCTCGGCATAGCAGTCCCACTCCTGATCTATACCcaacatatatgtgcacataaaACTCCTGCCCACCCCAGCTCATTGAAATAACACCCCTGAAAATCCCAGCCCCTCAGCTGGGCCATTCCCCCTTGCAGGGAAGGGgctggaggaagctgggaacccatGTTGCTCCCAGGCCCAGTAGCATCGCAGGTATGGATGGCCCCCTCCATCCTGccctctctctgtccccaccctctgaagcagcagtTCTCAGCCAGGGATGATTTTGCCCTGtgggggacatttggcaatatctggagacatttttgcttGGCATACCTGCGGAAGGGGATGTACTGGCAGCTGGCAGGTAGAGGCCAGGGGTTCTGTGCAGCATCCTACAGTGCAAAGGGCAACCCCAAGTGAAGGAGCATTCGCCTCCAAACAGCAATAGCGATGAAGCCAAGATACTGTGCCTTAAGATCTCAACGGTGGAACAGTGGGTGTAAATTATTACTACTTTTAAATAATTGGACATTTCAGCTAAagatttagaatttaaaaattctattacaGGAGAACTCTGTTCTAAGGCAGATGCATTcatcttgtattttaaaagaacaaagctgcctAATGAGAATGGCAAAGAGTGAGACCATTCACTTCGCGGGCTTTAGATGCATCTTCTTCTCAGCCCGGGAAGCTGTTCCGTTCTCCAGCAAACACCACTTACTACCTAACGACTGTTCCCCCAGGGACCTGTGAGTGCACTCAAATCCAGAGTTTTTATGCTGGATCACTCAAAGggataaaaatacatttccactcattcttttcttccctaAAGGTAATGTCTTGTTTATCCTTCCTTGTCTCTAAAcagataatttaattattttaactattacaTTGATGACTAAAGGCATAGTCAAAATGAACTAGCCAGATGATCTACAATAATCGACATTAGCTGTGAAAATTGTTTATGGAACTACTCGCTACCCAGCATAGACGTATTGCGCATTTCCTTCATAGCGCCTAGATTCTACTAGACATCACAGAAGCACAGTCCCTACAAATtagtgattttatatatatatatgtattttttttttttttttaccaaatgcTTTCTAGATTGTTGCCCTATTTGTTGTTTAAGAAATGCTGACCCTTTTCACAAGATGGTGCTGAAAGCGAAGAAGGAAGTTCCCAAAGCGAAGGCTTTAAAGGCCAAGAAGGCAGTTTGAAAGTTGtccacagccacaaaaaaaaaagatccgcACGTCCCGCACTTTCTGGCAGCCCAAGACACTGCAACTCCGGAGGCAGTGTCCTTGGAAGAGCACCCCCAGGAGAAACAAGCTTGACCACTATGCTGTCATCAAGTTTCCACTGACCACTGGGTCAGCCATGAAAAAGATAGGAGACAACAACACACTTGTGTTCATGGTGGATGTTCAAGCCAACAACCCCCAGATCAAAcaggctgtgaagaagctctatgACACTGACATGATCAAGGTCAACACCCTGAtaggctgtgaagaagctctatgACACTGACGTGATCAAGGTCAACACCCTGATAGAATGTGAAGAAGCTCTATGACATTGACGTGATCAAGGTCAACACCCTGATTCGATCTGATGGAGAGAAAAAGGCATATGTTCAACTAGCTCCTGATTACAATGCTTTGGGTGTTGCCAAAAAAATTGGGATCATCTAAACTGAGTCCCGCTGGCTAATTCTATGTATATcttttcactattaaaaaaaaaaaaaaaaaaaaagaaatgctgaaggctcttttactgttttatatattaattcaaGTTGTTCAAATGCAATccaactaaatttttaatttgtctcaCTGTTCTCTTCTTAAAGAATTAAGTATTATCCTTTGGAAAACAGAGTTtgataaaagaaactaaaatccaACAACTCAAAATATCTCAGCAGAAACCAACATAAGGAATCAGTACAATCCTCATTGGCTGCCCCCAGAGTAATTTAGGGAATCAACATCAAAGTAAAAGTAATCAATAATTTGCTTTAAATTCAAAAAGATGCATACATCATAAACTAAAATTCCAAACACTATCAGAAGGTATACAATAAAAAAGGTCTCCCTGTCATCTGATTTCCCTATCACCCTACCGTcaacagtttttttgtgtgttctttcagaAATTCTTTACACATACaaccaaaaatatgtattttgataaattataGTTGTGTTACATACACATTGTTTTGCTGgtggctttttcttccttttttcttgtggtaaaatgcacataaaataaaatgtaccctcttaactatttttaagtgtatagttcagcaGTATTCAGTACATTCACGTCTTTTTACAGCCATCACCATTATCCATCTCTGgaacttttttcatcttgcaaaattgaaactctgtacccattaaacaacaacttccCATATatctctccctccagcccctggcagccatcATTCTTAtagtctctatgaatttgactactctagatacttcatgtaagtggaatcatagtgTTTGTCTTTTggggactggcttatttcattcagcctaatgtcctcaaggtttgtTCATATTGGAGCATGTGTCAGAATGTTCCTTTTTGAGgttggataatattccattgttatATGTAGCACACTTCGCTTCTCCATTCATCACtggtggacacttgggttgcttccactttttggatgttgtgaataatgctgtaaatatggtgtacaaatatctcttcaagaccctgcttcCAATTCTTTTGGATCTgtatctagaagtggaattgcttgaTTATATTGTAATTCTATGTCTAATTTTTTGAGAAAGTGCCATACTGTTTGGCACAGCAGCTCCAACAAGTTACATTCCCATCAACCATGCACAAGAgtttcaatttttccacatcctcaccaacactggttatcttctgtttttgttataAGAGGCATCCTAacgggtgtgaggtggtatctcattatagttttgatttgcatttccttagtgattaatgatgttgaacatcttttcatgtgcttactggccatttgtacatcttctttagagaaatgtctattcaagtcctttgcccctTTTTCAACTGGGTTGTCTGTCTTATTGTTGATTTTTAGTCCTCTATATATACTGGATATTAATCCTGtctcagatatatgatttgcaaaaattttctctcattctatgggTCGCCTTTCTACTCTACTGAAAGTGTCTTTTTGAAGTGTctttttgaagcacaaaagtttctCACCCTCATTGAGTCCAATttgcctattttcttcttttgttttttaagccttTTGTGCCATATCCAAGAAATCCTcaccaaatccaatgtcatgaagcttttgtcctgtttcttctaagacttttatagtttttagcttttacatttaggtctttgatccaatttgagttagtttttgtatatggtgttagaAAAGGTCCAACTCCATTCTTGCGTTTGTGGagatcccagcaccatttgttgaaaaaccaTTCTTTCCCTATTGTCTTGTTGATTTGTCCATGTGGGTGCATACAGAATTGCCTCATTTCTTTCATGGCTCAGTCATATTCCATCATATAGAGGTACCATCCCTTTTCAACCTGCCCCCTGCTAAAGCCCTAAATTCCTTTCTACTGTGTTGATTTTGTAAAAATGGTAGAGTATACTTTTTTTTAtgtacagatgtgtgtgtgtttgcatgtatacacacacacacataaattctTAGCAGTAAAATTCTTGGCATAAATTATTTGCAGTAAAATCTCTGGCTGAAAAGGTAGAATCATCCAAACCACCACCAGATAATGCActtgtgtgttttaaataaaaattaattgtaataaaatttaaGCAGTCAAGAGAGAcgttaaatgaaaaatgaagacattttcaccTGAGCCCCAGTCATTCTACCCACTGGTTAACAATTCCTTGCAATTTCCTTCCAGAAAAAAATGGTTATGCATATACTcagaaatatatacttatatatttttatttccatgagtAGGCAGACTATAGACATTACTATACATCCCAAATATATTCTAGTACTCTGCTTGTtttgtatgcgtgtgtgtgtcttCTGGAAAAGTGACACATAATTAGATTTCTACCAACAGAATTGTATGTTAGAAGGAAAGTTTCCTTACACCAATGTCATCATGGGGAACCATCAACATTTTAACATTGCCATTTAGATAGGTAAAAAGTATGTCTCAGAGAAAAGAGATATTACTTTTCTTAAGAATAATATGGTTTATGTTCTAGGAGCCAGGAGATGGGAGGAGAATAAGATGGAACAACtttccatctttttatatttattttcttgtgaagtatctttgtcttttgcccagtttttattattttgttgctttttcttcttgaattgtatgttttatttcttatggaAATTATTAGgctagctgctataacaaaaagaGCCAACAAAATTCAGTGTCTTAAATGTAATAAATGGTTGTATCTCTTACCTATGACAGTCTGAGGTGAATGTCTCATTCTACTACACATGGCCACTCATACGATACACTAAAATCACATTTAGGTACTCAGGTTCCTTCCATCTTATTTTTCCACCGTGACTCAAGATGTTGTTCTCTTCTGCAATGTCAACACTGGGGTACAGGCACACCTGTGTTCTAGCCATGGAGAAGGGGGAAGAACATGGGCAAGAGTCATGCCAACTCTTTCAAACTCCCAGCCCAGAAGTGACCCACATTGCTCTGTTCATATCCTATGGGTTAGAATTTGGTCATATGGCCACATCTAACTGCCAGGACAGCTGAAAGATGCAGTATAGTTAGGCTGTGTATTAACTATCTACTCTATTCTGCCTAACAACATTACCACTAATAACTTAGGGCTTAAAACTAAACATTTCTTATCTCACAGAGTCTGTGAGTCAGGAGTTTGGTTTGGCTCAGCTGGGTCCTTTGCAAGGTGGTAGTCAAGGCACTGGCTGGGCTGTAGTCTCATCTGAGGTTTGACTGTGGAAGGACACACTTTCAAGTCCAGGCAGGTTGGCAGAACTCAGTTGGACTGGTGGCTTCAATGTCTTGCCTTGTTATCCATCAGCCTTGCCCTGGTATCCTCAGCTCTTAGAagccctcagttccttgccatgtaGGGTTTCCTCAAGGCCAATGGGGAGAGAGAAAATCCAGCAAAATGGATATGacaatgctatatatatataattacatacacATAATCATGTCAATCCTGATACCTTTTCCATGCACTATTGATTAGAAGTCACATGTCCTACCCATACTCAAGGGGAGGAGGCTACACAAGCACATGAACACCAGCTACTAGGGATTGTGGGGGCCACCCAAGAGTGCTGTGTAGGCCTCCTTAGAATCCCATGAcaattaaagaaggaaaatagattTCAGTGGATATCTAGCTGTCAGCTTCCACCAcaatgtgttgcaaatatttttcttagcaAAGGAAAATGCTCAGAAAAGTGCTAGGTTGAAAATTGGGTTTATACTTTAATTTGATGGTTATTTTGAGGTtggtattttaaatttgcttatgGAATTCTTGACTTATAAAAGCTTTTAGTTTGTGtgaagtcaaatttatcaatattttcctttactGCTTCTGGATTTTGTTATGATTTATGGCATTTCATGAAAGACCTCCCCTAAGATTATGTGAAATTCCATCCATGTTGGCTCCTAAAATAAGTCATATTATTATGGCCAAGCATCCcatttttcagaacattttcttcactACCAGGATAATTTGTTTGTAGAAACTATTTTGCTGCTGACTTGCTTGAAAGCTATTTGTTCACAGTTTTGCTCATCAGTGACTTTTTAAGGTAAAGAAGTGGGATTTCAGCAAATTATTTTCACCCTTTAGTTTACAATTCTTAGTATGGCTCTAAGATAAGCAATAAAATTTCATGGAAAGCTTTTTTATGCAAAA
This window harbors:
- the BB_R133_JSM474C8F gene encoding ribosomal protein L23a-like, translating into MKKIGDNNTLVFMVDVQANNPQIKQAVKKLYDTDMIKVNTLIRSDGEKKAYVQLAPDYNALGVAKKIGII